In Aquiflexum balticum DSM 16537, a single genomic region encodes these proteins:
- a CDS encoding mandelate racemase/muconate lactonizing enzyme family protein, whose amino-acid sequence MKRREFISKSAVLGLIPSINPRKAFAEAIDRENGNTYPSSILDIQSVIKSLIIIQKIEILESVGNRFIVVTSKDGLQGITVLNFRMEYLLPILQGMIQPFFIGKDARDIEQILDTIAHDRAVYKYSGIPLFNCIGQVEIAVMDLLGKAAGIPASDFFGKRIRTEIHMYVSSLTRETSPEEEVANLQKQIAETGAKAVKIKVGGRMSRNADAAPGRSENLIRLLRKTFGDGLTIYADANSSFDLQEGLKMATFLEEYGVSIFEEPCYWEDYNSNQKIASSLKTMKLAGGEQDTSYLRWRDIAQNKVYHVLQPDLYYNGGLTRAFYVEKLAIANGLSIAPHSPKDDPLAAPFFQFASVSPILEGYQEFPGGKKKYPDWYYPHFDIKNGFIKVPTGPGLGLEYDDSVFKNAKIINS is encoded by the coding sequence ATGAAAAGACGGGAATTTATCTCAAAAAGTGCTGTATTAGGATTGATTCCATCAATTAATCCTAGAAAAGCCTTTGCTGAAGCGATAGATAGAGAGAATGGGAATACGTATCCTTCCAGCATTTTGGATATTCAATCCGTTATAAAATCCCTTATTATCATCCAAAAAATTGAAATTCTTGAATCAGTTGGAAACCGTTTCATTGTGGTTACTTCCAAGGATGGGCTCCAAGGAATCACTGTCCTTAATTTCAGAATGGAGTATTTGCTACCAATTTTGCAGGGAATGATCCAGCCATTTTTTATTGGAAAGGATGCAAGGGATATCGAACAGATTTTGGATACCATTGCACATGACAGAGCGGTATATAAATATTCCGGAATCCCCTTGTTCAACTGCATCGGTCAGGTGGAGATTGCTGTGATGGATTTATTGGGTAAAGCTGCGGGGATTCCTGCTTCTGATTTTTTTGGAAAAAGGATCCGGACAGAAATCCATATGTATGTGTCCAGCCTCACACGGGAAACCAGCCCCGAGGAAGAAGTAGCCAATCTTCAAAAACAAATTGCCGAGACAGGTGCTAAAGCCGTCAAAATAAAAGTAGGGGGGAGAATGAGTCGCAATGCCGATGCCGCACCGGGCCGGTCAGAAAACCTGATCCGCTTGTTGAGAAAAACCTTTGGGGATGGACTGACCATTTACGCAGATGCCAACAGTTCTTTTGATCTTCAGGAAGGGCTCAAGATGGCGACATTTTTGGAAGAGTATGGTGTTTCCATTTTTGAGGAACCCTGTTATTGGGAAGATTATAACTCGAATCAAAAGATTGCCAGTAGTCTGAAAACCATGAAACTGGCAGGTGGAGAGCAGGATACTTCCTACCTCAGATGGCGCGATATTGCCCAAAACAAAGTGTATCATGTGCTTCAACCTGACTTATATTACAATGGAGGGTTGACTAGGGCTTTTTATGTGGAAAAGCTCGCCATTGCCAATGGATTGAGTATTGCACCTCATAGCCCAAAAGATGACCCCTTGGCAGCTCCTTTCTTTCAATTTGCTTCTGTTTCGCCTATATTGGAAGGGTATCAGGAATTTCCGGGCGGAAAGAAAAAATATCCTGATTGGTATTACCCTCATTTTGATATCAAAAATGGTTTTATCAAAGTTCCCACAGGTCCAGGTTTGGGCTTGGAATATGATGACTCCGTTTTTAAAAATGCCAAAATAATCAATTCTTAA